The following are encoded together in the Capsulimonas corticalis genome:
- a CDS encoding sigma-70 family RNA polymerase sigma factor has protein sequence MSRNSSTPTTDLDALTVPAREAFTRLVLQRQDDLLRFARHLCHGNEDRAQDFVQDTLVSAYRACLRGQLQSHQNARAWLFRTLLNLYINDYRHRRRWEAGTGLGTSAVCGKMNEMAQIASRSDTPAARLMAGILDEPLEQALTALPEKLKLCVILVDLEGEEYAQAALSLGVPIGTVRSRLSRARLLLRPLLWDYAQEHRRVPV, from the coding sequence ATGAGCAGAAACAGCAGCACACCCACTACGGATCTGGATGCCCTCACAGTACCGGCGCGCGAGGCGTTTACGCGGCTGGTCTTGCAGCGGCAGGATGACCTTTTGCGCTTCGCACGCCACTTGTGCCACGGCAATGAAGACCGCGCGCAAGATTTTGTACAAGACACTCTTGTGAGCGCCTACCGGGCATGCTTGCGCGGTCAGCTCCAATCACATCAAAACGCGCGCGCCTGGCTTTTTCGCACCCTGCTAAATCTCTACATCAACGATTACCGCCATCGGCGGCGCTGGGAAGCGGGCACCGGACTGGGGACAAGCGCGGTCTGCGGCAAGATGAACGAGATGGCCCAGATAGCATCTCGGAGTGATACGCCCGCCGCCCGTCTGATGGCCGGAATCTTGGATGAGCCCTTGGAGCAAGCGCTGACCGCTCTGCCGGAGAAGCTGAAGCTGTGCGTGATCCTGGTGGACCTGGAAGGGGAGGAGTACGCGCAAGCTGCTCTGTCTCTTGGCGTTCCAATCGGTACGGTGCGTTCTCGTCTATCGCGAGCCCGCCTGCTGCTCAGGCCACTGCTTTGGGATTACGCCCAGG
- a CDS encoding sensor histidine kinase, translating to MLLKTLHGRLTLILLVLLCLIGCLSVPLTLFTTQNYQQEVAQNLNRPLASSLAAHLTETNLFSHAPARLSKARSEIKYLMVINPDIDVYLLDTRGTILAYSGAPSDIRRDRVPLAPLQRFLTKSVRLPILNDDPRSSADRKVFSAAPIYASGQHPPNSPQGYVYVILGGQHYDSVAGLLRRSYILRSSLWGLGVLLASVSVAGLFLFRLLTQRLRRLTVAMETFRDLDFLEANSVQSTRLFAPWRGIVSPRDELDRLGTVCLQMSDRIQGQIQELALADTHRREMVSNASHDLRTPLAALQGYLETLLMKEGRMTPEEQRGYLQVAIRHSDRLAKLIGELFELAQLDAREVSLNSEAFSLSELVQDVVQQHQLTAEQKQIRLHASLPENLPFVRADIGLIERVLENLLENALRYTPEGGMVAVSLALEAESIGVRVTDTGCGISPADLAHIFERFYRAPGQSEKPGCAGLGLAIAKRILELHGSSITVESVLDQGTAFTFHLPIEKAQG from the coding sequence GTGCTCCTTAAGACGCTTCACGGGCGACTTACTCTAATTCTGCTCGTTCTACTGTGTTTGATCGGCTGTCTGTCCGTCCCGCTGACGCTGTTCACCACGCAAAACTACCAGCAGGAGGTTGCCCAGAACCTCAACCGCCCTTTGGCGTCAAGTCTCGCGGCCCACTTGACCGAGACGAATCTGTTCTCCCATGCCCCGGCGCGTCTTAGCAAGGCTCGATCCGAGATCAAGTATCTGATGGTCATTAACCCGGATATCGATGTCTATCTCCTGGACACGCGGGGAACGATTTTGGCGTATTCCGGCGCACCTAGCGATATTCGTCGGGACCGAGTGCCTCTCGCGCCACTTCAGCGCTTCCTGACGAAGTCCGTGCGGCTGCCTATTCTGAACGACGACCCGCGCTCGTCTGCCGATCGGAAAGTCTTCTCAGCCGCCCCGATCTACGCCAGCGGGCAACATCCGCCAAATTCTCCCCAAGGCTACGTCTATGTGATCCTCGGAGGGCAGCATTATGATTCCGTGGCCGGACTTCTGCGAAGGAGTTACATTCTGCGGTCGAGTCTATGGGGACTGGGCGTCCTTCTGGCGTCCGTTTCCGTCGCCGGTTTGTTTCTCTTCCGTCTACTGACCCAACGACTGCGCCGTCTAACAGTGGCGATGGAGACTTTTCGGGATCTGGACTTCCTCGAAGCCAATTCCGTGCAGTCTACTCGCCTCTTCGCTCCTTGGCGTGGGATAGTTTCTCCGCGCGACGAGCTCGACCGTCTCGGGACGGTCTGCCTCCAGATGTCCGATCGTATTCAAGGGCAAATTCAGGAGTTGGCCCTGGCGGATACCCACCGCCGCGAGATGGTCAGCAACGCCTCCCATGACCTGCGCACGCCGCTGGCCGCGCTGCAAGGCTATCTGGAGACGCTGCTGATGAAGGAAGGGAGGATGACGCCCGAGGAGCAGCGCGGATATCTGCAAGTCGCCATTCGGCACAGTGACCGGCTGGCGAAGCTAATTGGCGAGCTGTTCGAGCTGGCTCAGCTGGACGCGCGGGAAGTCAGTCTCAACTCCGAGGCGTTTTCGCTGAGCGAGCTTGTGCAGGACGTGGTGCAGCAGCACCAGCTGACCGCTGAGCAGAAACAGATTCGGCTTCATGCCTCTCTGCCGGAAAACCTGCCGTTCGTGCGCGCGGACATTGGCCTGATCGAGCGGGTGCTGGAGAACCTTCTGGAGAACGCTCTGCGATATACGCCGGAGGGCGGTATGGTCGCCGTCAGCCTCGCTCTGGAAGCGGAAAGCATCGGCGTTCGTGTCACTGATACCGGCTGCGGCATCTCTCCTGCGGACCTCGCCCACATCTTCGAGCGGTTTTACCGAGCGCCGGGGCAATCTGAGAAGCCGGGCTGCGCCGGCCTTGGGCTTGCGATCGCCAAGCGCATCCTGGAGCTTCACGGCAGCAGCATTACGGTAGAGAGTGTTCTCGATCAGGGAACGGCCTTCACATTTCATCTGCCAATTGAGAAAGCCCAAGGCTGA
- a CDS encoding response regulator transcription factor, with protein sequence MKQTAPANVLIVEDDRDISHLVELHLRDAGYNVDIAYDGADGLERALTKAYDLAILDLNLPGVEGLEICRRLRAKPSYPLILMLTARSSELDRVLGLEIGADDYLIKPFGIRELLARVKALLRRMEARSTSSDLCPEEEKVIRGGPLVIDADKRQVTLSGQDVNLTAKEFDLLFLLACHPARVYTRAQLLDLVWGMGYEGYEHTVNSHINRLRSKIEKNSAHPHYLLTAWGVGYKFASRDTWGDN encoded by the coding sequence ATGAAACAAACCGCGCCTGCCAATGTGCTCATCGTCGAGGATGACCGGGATATCTCGCATCTCGTGGAGCTTCATCTGAGAGATGCTGGCTATAACGTGGATATCGCTTACGATGGAGCCGATGGCTTGGAGCGGGCCTTAACAAAAGCTTACGATCTGGCGATCCTCGACCTAAATCTGCCGGGCGTCGAGGGATTGGAGATCTGCCGCCGCCTCCGTGCGAAGCCCAGCTATCCTCTTATCTTGATGCTGACGGCCCGTTCCTCCGAGCTGGATCGGGTATTGGGATTGGAGATCGGCGCAGACGACTATCTCATCAAGCCGTTCGGCATCCGGGAACTGCTCGCTCGGGTCAAAGCCCTGCTCCGGCGCATGGAGGCGCGAAGTACATCATCTGATCTCTGTCCCGAAGAGGAAAAGGTGATTCGAGGCGGTCCATTGGTCATTGACGCAGACAAGCGTCAGGTCACTCTCTCAGGCCAGGATGTAAACTTAACAGCGAAAGAATTCGATTTGCTGTTTCTGCTGGCTTGCCATCCCGCACGCGTTTATACGCGCGCCCAACTGCTAGATCTGGTCTGGGGAATGGGATACGAAGGGTACGAGCATACTGTCAACTCCCATATCAACCGGCTTCGATCGAAGATTGAGAAGAACTCGGCGCATCCTCACTACCTGCTGACGGCTTGGGGAGTCGGCTACAAATTCGCATCCCGCGATACCTGGGGAGACAATTGA
- a CDS encoding glycoside hydrolase family 15 protein, with amino-acid sequence MNNNIAPGKPGMAPRWTSSAKSGVGAALSNASRVWFTISHGIVDEVYHPSVDQANTRDFGLLVTDKDGFFSEEKRDTDHAIRPLGRGIPGYVMTNTCRQRRYRITKTIITDPRRDVLLQKVTFEALKGELSDYQVYALLAPHLANCGSGNDGWTGDYKGVPMLFARRGGVALALACSAPWLGRSCGYVGASDGWRDIEAHKKMMHFYGDASGGNIALTGQIDLETCGGEFVLALGFDQDWSGAGQQARTSLLTGFTDAEMEYSREWREFHGECLAMEAPGRDGFDAYHTSLSVLRVHDGKRFPGGVIASLSIPWGFAHGDNDLAGYHVVWPRDQVEAAGAMLAAGNPRAARETMLYLMATQEGDGHWPQNMHMNGAGVWTGVQLDETALPILLADMLRRNDALDGLDPWLAIRAAAAFLVQNGPSTPMDRWEENAGFTAFTLAVTIAALLAAADFADAASDPCASFLRETADCWNENIERWTYVTDTELARENGVAGYYVRIAPPEVGVSGDVRAASVEIKNLPPSENRFPADCIVSPDALSLVRYGLRAADDPRIVSTVQVIDATLKAETATGTAWRRYTHDGYGETGSGGPYEGVGVGRCWPLLAGERAQYALALGNEDEARRLLNVMTRQTSPGGLLPEQIWDGEDIPERELYNGLPSGSGMPLVWAHAELVKLVRSLCDGAVFDMPPQTVQRYLKEHVVSPLIPWTFDAQTQSLPAGKTLRVQVEAAAVIRWSSDSWKTIREVSTTDSGLGVYYADLTTGDMATDGSLAFTFCWSKANHWEGQNFTTVIIGSA; translated from the coding sequence ATGAATAACAATATTGCTCCCGGTAAACCTGGCATGGCGCCGCGATGGACATCCAGCGCCAAATCGGGAGTCGGCGCCGCTCTATCGAACGCCAGCCGCGTCTGGTTCACCATTTCGCACGGGATCGTGGACGAGGTCTATCATCCTTCCGTGGATCAGGCCAACACACGCGACTTCGGCCTGCTGGTGACGGATAAGGACGGTTTCTTCTCGGAAGAAAAGCGGGATACGGACCACGCGATCCGGCCGCTCGGACGGGGAATTCCGGGATACGTAATGACGAACACCTGTCGCCAGAGACGTTACCGCATCACGAAAACTATTATCACGGATCCCCGCAGAGACGTACTCCTACAGAAGGTGACATTCGAAGCGCTGAAAGGGGAGCTATCCGACTACCAAGTCTACGCGCTGCTGGCGCCGCATTTGGCGAATTGCGGTTCGGGGAATGACGGGTGGACCGGCGACTACAAAGGCGTCCCGATGCTGTTCGCCCGGCGAGGAGGCGTTGCGCTCGCCCTGGCCTGCTCCGCTCCGTGGCTGGGCCGTTCCTGCGGCTACGTCGGCGCATCGGACGGCTGGCGGGACATTGAGGCGCATAAAAAGATGATGCATTTTTACGGAGACGCGTCCGGCGGCAACATCGCCCTGACCGGGCAGATCGATCTGGAAACGTGTGGCGGCGAGTTCGTGCTTGCTCTGGGCTTCGACCAGGACTGGAGCGGCGCGGGGCAGCAGGCGCGCACGTCGCTGCTGACTGGCTTCACGGACGCCGAGATGGAATATTCCCGCGAATGGCGTGAGTTCCACGGAGAATGTCTGGCGATGGAGGCGCCTGGGCGAGACGGCTTCGATGCGTATCACACCAGCCTCAGCGTACTTCGGGTTCACGACGGAAAGCGGTTTCCGGGCGGCGTGATCGCCAGTCTTTCCATTCCCTGGGGATTTGCGCATGGCGATAACGATCTGGCGGGTTATCATGTCGTCTGGCCGCGCGATCAGGTGGAGGCGGCGGGCGCGATGCTGGCTGCGGGAAACCCGCGCGCCGCGCGCGAAACGATGCTCTACTTGATGGCGACTCAGGAAGGGGATGGGCACTGGCCGCAGAACATGCATATGAATGGCGCCGGCGTATGGACAGGCGTTCAGCTGGACGAGACCGCCCTCCCGATTTTGCTTGCCGATATGCTTCGCCGCAATGACGCGCTGGACGGGCTGGATCCCTGGCTGGCTATCCGAGCCGCCGCCGCCTTTCTCGTTCAGAACGGCCCGTCCACCCCGATGGACCGCTGGGAAGAGAACGCGGGATTCACGGCGTTCACGCTCGCGGTGACGATCGCCGCGCTGCTGGCGGCCGCCGACTTCGCTGACGCGGCGAGCGATCCGTGCGCCTCATTCCTGCGCGAAACCGCCGACTGCTGGAACGAGAACATTGAACGCTGGACCTATGTCACGGATACGGAACTCGCAAGGGAGAATGGCGTGGCCGGCTACTACGTCCGCATCGCACCGCCGGAAGTCGGCGTCAGCGGCGATGTCCGCGCCGCATCTGTCGAGATCAAGAACTTGCCGCCGTCAGAGAACCGGTTTCCCGCCGATTGCATCGTCAGTCCAGACGCCCTGTCCCTGGTGCGTTATGGATTGCGAGCGGCGGACGATCCGCGTATCGTCAGCACGGTTCAAGTCATCGACGCGACGCTCAAAGCGGAAACGGCGACCGGGACGGCCTGGCGCCGCTACACGCACGACGGATACGGTGAGACGGGAAGCGGCGGCCCATACGAAGGCGTTGGGGTGGGGCGCTGCTGGCCGCTGCTGGCCGGGGAGCGAGCACAGTACGCGCTGGCTCTGGGGAATGAGGACGAGGCGCGTCGACTCTTGAATGTGATGACGCGTCAAACGAGCCCCGGCGGCCTGCTGCCGGAACAGATCTGGGACGGGGAGGATATCCCGGAGCGCGAACTATATAATGGCCTTCCTTCGGGATCGGGAATGCCACTCGTCTGGGCGCACGCCGAACTCGTAAAACTCGTCCGCTCCTTGTGCGACGGGGCAGTCTTCGACATGCCGCCTCAGACCGTTCAGCGCTATCTGAAAGAACACGTCGTTTCGCCGCTCATTCCATGGACCTTCGATGCGCAAACGCAGTCGCTGCCGGCTGGGAAAACACTTCGAGTGCAGGTAGAAGCCGCCGCAGTCATTCGCTGGAGCTCCGATTCTTGGAAAACAATACGGGAGGTCTCCACCACGGATAGCGGTTTAGGCGTATATTATGCGGACCTAACTACCGGAGATATGGCGACAGACGGAAGCCTCGCCTTCACGTTCTGCTGGAGCAAAGCTAATCACTGGGAAGGGCAAAATTTCACTACGGTTATCATCGGAAGCGCATAG
- a CDS encoding vitamin K epoxide reductase family protein, whose translation MSPEELGRALREDDGPFLKNRRWIVTLSLFNVAVMGIISLFQMGILKHVPEIPLPGEDGDKINGSPQAYELLQTPDAVLAVGSYAATAGLAAMGPPDRAKALPLAAFFMGVKAIADAAFAIKLLIDQPVKYSAYCALCVTGALGTLAAAPLAWPEARAAWDHIRESKSNE comes from the coding sequence ATGTCACCGGAAGAATTAGGTCGCGCTCTTCGCGAGGATGATGGGCCATTTCTGAAAAATCGTCGGTGGATCGTCACCCTCTCTCTTTTCAACGTCGCCGTCATGGGGATTATTTCACTTTTTCAAATGGGCATTCTGAAACACGTCCCGGAAATTCCCCTGCCTGGCGAGGACGGGGACAAGATCAATGGCTCACCGCAGGCTTATGAGTTACTACAGACGCCCGATGCCGTGCTCGCCGTGGGATCCTATGCCGCCACCGCTGGTCTGGCGGCAATGGGCCCGCCCGACCGCGCGAAGGCTCTGCCGCTGGCGGCCTTCTTTATGGGCGTGAAGGCGATTGCGGATGCGGCGTTCGCGATTAAACTCCTGATCGATCAGCCGGTGAAGTACAGTGCCTACTGCGCCTTGTGCGTTACCGGCGCACTTGGGACACTCGCGGCGGCGCCTCTGGCCTGGCCCGAAGCCCGCGCGGCATGGGACCATATTCGAGAAAGTAAATCCAATGAATAA
- a CDS encoding SDR family oxidoreductase, with protein sequence MNSKSEVVVVTGAGLGRAIACAFAKRGAKVGLIARGGAGMAGLEGAKRDVERFGGTALILPCDVADASQVEEAARKAELELGPIDIWVNNAMASVFGPVQDSEAADFKRVTEVTYLGQVYGAMSSLRRMRTRDRGRIVLVGSALAYRGIPLQSAYCGAKHGIQGFADSLRAELLHEKSGVKLCMVQMPAMNTPQFDWVKNLLPNKAQPVPPIYQPEVAAEAVYWAARHGRREIFVGASTVIAILGNKLFPQVGDWYLGRTGFKSQQRLGQPKDGSAPNNLWEALPGDRGAHGDFDAQAKSFTPQLWLSLNRKWLALAALSVVGAVMLGRTVMGYRK encoded by the coding sequence ATGAATAGCAAATCGGAAGTGGTCGTCGTCACCGGCGCGGGGCTGGGGCGGGCGATCGCCTGCGCCTTCGCCAAACGAGGCGCGAAGGTGGGACTGATCGCCAGAGGCGGAGCGGGCATGGCGGGATTGGAAGGGGCGAAACGCGATGTCGAGCGCTTCGGCGGCACGGCGCTGATACTGCCCTGCGATGTGGCCGATGCCAGCCAGGTTGAGGAGGCGGCTCGCAAGGCGGAACTCGAGCTCGGGCCGATCGATATCTGGGTCAACAACGCCATGGCCTCCGTCTTTGGTCCTGTCCAAGACAGCGAAGCGGCGGATTTCAAGCGCGTCACCGAAGTGACGTATCTGGGCCAGGTGTATGGAGCCATGAGCTCGCTGCGGCGCATGAGGACGCGCGATCGCGGGCGCATCGTATTGGTGGGTAGCGCACTCGCTTACCGGGGCATTCCGCTGCAGAGCGCCTACTGCGGGGCGAAGCATGGAATTCAGGGCTTCGCCGACTCCCTGCGCGCCGAGCTACTTCACGAGAAAAGCGGAGTCAAACTCTGCATGGTACAGATGCCGGCCATGAACACGCCGCAGTTCGACTGGGTTAAAAACTTACTGCCCAATAAGGCGCAGCCTGTACCGCCAATCTATCAGCCGGAGGTCGCCGCAGAAGCCGTGTACTGGGCGGCGCGCCATGGCCGTCGCGAGATCTTCGTCGGCGCCTCCACCGTGATCGCTATCTTGGGTAACAAATTATTCCCCCAGGTCGGAGACTGGTATCTGGGCCGGACGGGATTTAAGTCGCAGCAGCGTCTGGGACAGCCGAAGGACGGGAGTGCCCCGAATAATCTCTGGGAAGCACTTCCTGGCGATCGAGGCGCACACGGGGATTTTGACGCTCAGGCCAAAAGCTTCACTCCTCAGCTTTGGCTGTCGCTGAACCGAAAGTGGCTGGCCTTGGCGGCTCTGTCGGTGGTTGGGGCGGTGATGCTGGGCCGGACAGTCATGGGATATCGGAAGTAA
- a CDS encoding FAD-binding and (Fe-S)-binding domain-containing protein: protein MSEMPTSNLISRDDIKRRGGGRAPNVNAKGLEAALRKSVLGEVRFDDGSRALYATDGSNYRQVPIGVVVPKTIDDVIATVAACRAFQAPVLSRGGGTSLAGECCNVAVVIDWSKYLNKVLSIDAENRIGAVEPGCVLDDLRDEARKQGITFGPDPATHSHNTLGGMIGNDSCGVHSIMAAHAGTGARTADNIDSMDILLYDGTRMTVGKTSETELTQIIEAGGRKGEIYGGMRDLRDKYADLIREKYPNIPRRVSGYNLAELLPEKGFNVAAALVGSEGTLVTVLEARCKLIPFPKFHTLIVLGFPDVADAGDAAPKVMKHMPIGLEGLDELLIDWMKKKGLHPSDLKLLPDGKGWLLCEFGGDNKEEADAKARKLLEEVQTWDLNPSHKLFDDPDEEKLIWEIRESGLGATADVPGKPSMWPGWEDSAVPPDKVGPYLRDLRALFKKYEYNTSLYGHFGQGCIHCRVPFDLKTQTGIDKWKRFLVEAAHLVVGYGGSLSGEHGDGQARAQLLPIMFGDELLDAMRQFKRLWDPDWKMNPGKVIDAYAVDENLRLGADYDPPRVDTYFKYLDDGASFAEATLRCVGVGKCRRHEGGVMCPSYMVTREEKNSTRGRAHLLFEMLQGEPLHKGWKNDAVYEALDLCLACKGCTAQCPVNVDMPTYKAEFRAHYFEGRLHPRSHYAFGFIHTWARLVSRVPGLATLANVVTSTPVLSAAAKRLADIEPSRTIPPFAEEPFTRWWARREPRNQDKPKVVLFPDTFNNYFHPEAAKAAVEVLEAAGRCVVVPTQDICCGRPLYDYGFMDAATRWMMNILNTLRNEIQADLPFVFLEPSCCSVFRDELGKLMPEQENGQRLAKLSFMLSEFLEKECPNFAAGLPLKREALVHGHCHHKTVLDFDSEKKTLDKMGLNVTAPEDGCCGMAGAFGFETGAHFDVAQKCGDRVLLPKVMSADDETLLVADGFSCREMISQNTGRHAMHLSEVLRMALREGPAGTPGPYPERTNITDPDPAAKVRPFIWAAAVLAAGAAICVLVRRKQK, encoded by the coding sequence ATGTCTGAGATGCCAACATCCAATCTGATTTCCAGGGATGATATCAAACGCCGTGGCGGAGGCCGCGCACCGAACGTCAACGCCAAAGGGCTGGAGGCGGCGCTTCGAAAATCGGTTCTGGGCGAAGTGCGGTTTGACGATGGAAGCCGCGCCCTTTACGCCACGGATGGATCCAACTATCGCCAGGTTCCCATCGGAGTGGTTGTGCCTAAGACGATCGATGATGTGATCGCGACGGTCGCCGCCTGCCGCGCATTCCAAGCCCCCGTGCTGTCGCGCGGCGGCGGAACGAGCCTTGCCGGTGAGTGCTGCAACGTCGCCGTAGTCATTGACTGGTCCAAATATCTCAACAAAGTCCTCTCGATCGACGCTGAGAATAGAATTGGCGCCGTGGAGCCGGGCTGTGTCCTCGACGACCTGCGGGATGAGGCGCGTAAGCAGGGGATCACTTTTGGGCCGGACCCGGCGACGCACTCGCACAATACCCTGGGAGGGATGATCGGCAATGATTCCTGCGGCGTCCACTCCATCATGGCTGCTCATGCGGGTACCGGCGCGCGAACGGCGGACAATATCGATTCGATGGATATTCTGCTTTACGACGGTACGCGCATGACGGTCGGCAAAACGTCGGAGACCGAGCTTACGCAGATCATTGAGGCTGGGGGACGCAAGGGTGAGATTTATGGCGGAATGCGTGACTTGCGTGACAAATACGCGGATCTCATCCGTGAAAAGTATCCGAATATCCCGCGCCGCGTCTCGGGATACAATCTGGCAGAACTGCTTCCAGAGAAAGGCTTCAACGTTGCCGCCGCTCTGGTTGGCTCGGAAGGCACGCTCGTCACCGTTCTGGAGGCTCGCTGTAAACTCATTCCCTTCCCGAAGTTTCACACGCTGATTGTTCTTGGGTTCCCTGACGTCGCCGACGCCGGGGACGCCGCGCCGAAGGTGATGAAGCACATGCCCATCGGCCTGGAAGGGCTGGATGAACTGCTGATCGACTGGATGAAGAAGAAAGGACTGCACCCGAGTGATCTCAAGCTCCTGCCCGACGGCAAGGGATGGCTTCTGTGTGAGTTTGGCGGAGACAATAAAGAAGAGGCCGACGCGAAGGCGAGGAAATTGCTCGAAGAGGTCCAGACATGGGATCTGAATCCGTCTCACAAGCTCTTTGACGATCCTGATGAGGAGAAGCTGATCTGGGAGATCCGCGAGTCCGGCCTAGGCGCCACCGCTGATGTTCCCGGCAAGCCGTCCATGTGGCCCGGCTGGGAAGACAGCGCCGTTCCTCCCGACAAGGTCGGACCGTACCTGCGCGATCTGCGCGCCCTGTTCAAGAAATACGAATATAACACGTCGCTCTACGGCCATTTCGGGCAGGGGTGCATCCATTGCCGGGTTCCGTTCGACCTCAAAACACAGACGGGGATCGACAAGTGGAAAAGATTTCTCGTCGAGGCGGCCCATCTGGTGGTCGGATACGGCGGGTCGCTTTCCGGAGAGCATGGGGATGGACAGGCGCGCGCCCAGCTGCTGCCCATCATGTTCGGCGACGAACTTCTGGACGCCATGCGGCAGTTCAAGCGCCTGTGGGATCCGGACTGGAAGATGAATCCCGGCAAGGTAATCGATGCCTACGCGGTGGACGAAAATCTGCGGCTCGGCGCCGATTACGACCCGCCGCGCGTCGATACCTACTTTAAATATCTAGACGATGGCGCTTCCTTTGCGGAGGCTACGCTGCGCTGCGTCGGCGTTGGAAAGTGCCGCCGGCACGAAGGCGGCGTCATGTGTCCCTCGTACATGGTGACGCGCGAAGAGAAGAACTCCACTCGCGGTCGCGCTCATCTGCTCTTCGAAATGCTGCAAGGGGAGCCGCTGCACAAGGGCTGGAAGAACGACGCCGTCTACGAAGCGCTCGACCTGTGCCTCGCCTGCAAGGGCTGCACGGCCCAATGCCCGGTCAACGTGGACATGCCCACCTACAAAGCAGAGTTCCGGGCGCACTATTTCGAGGGGCGCCTGCACCCGCGCAGTCACTATGCGTTCGGCTTCATCCATACCTGGGCGCGTCTGGTCAGCCGCGTTCCGGGGCTGGCGACCCTCGCCAATGTCGTGACCTCTACGCCTGTTCTGAGCGCGGCCGCCAAGCGACTGGCCGATATCGAGCCTTCACGCACGATCCCGCCTTTTGCTGAGGAGCCGTTCACGCGCTGGTGGGCGCGGCGCGAGCCCCGAAATCAAGACAAGCCAAAGGTCGTGCTGTTTCCAGACACGTTCAACAACTACTTCCATCCCGAAGCCGCCAAGGCCGCCGTCGAAGTTCTTGAGGCGGCCGGACGGTGCGTGGTGGTTCCAACGCAGGACATCTGCTGCGGACGACCTCTCTACGACTATGGCTTCATGGATGCCGCCACGCGCTGGATGATGAACATCCTGAACACTCTTCGAAACGAAATTCAGGCCGACCTTCCGTTTGTCTTTCTGGAGCCGTCGTGCTGTTCCGTCTTCCGGGACGAGTTAGGCAAATTAATGCCGGAGCAGGAGAACGGTCAGCGGCTCGCCAAGCTCTCATTTATGCTCAGCGAGTTTCTGGAGAAGGAGTGCCCGAATTTTGCCGCCGGGCTTCCGCTGAAGCGCGAAGCGCTGGTTCACGGCCACTGCCACCACAAAACGGTGCTTGACTTTGATTCAGAGAAGAAAACATTGGACAAGATGGGGCTAAACGTTACCGCCCCCGAGGATGGATGCTGCGGCATGGCGGGCGCCTTCGGCTTCGAAACCGGAGCGCACTTCGATGTGGCGCAGAAATGCGGCGATCGTGTTCTGCTTCCCAAAGTCATGTCAGCCGACGATGAGACACTGCTGGTCGCTGACGGGTTCTCCTGCCGCGAGATGATCTCGCAGAACACGGGACGCCACGCGATGCACCTGTCGGAAGTGCTCCGTATGGCGCTCCGAGAGGGGCCTGCTGGCACGCCGGGGCCTTATCCCGAGCGGACTAACATTACCGATCCCGATCCCGCCGCCAAAGTTCGTCCTTTCATCTGGGCTGCCGCCGTTCTGGCGGCCGGGGCTGCAATTTGTGTTCTGGTCCGCCGGAAACAAAAGTAG